In Prunus dulcis chromosome 1, ALMONDv2, whole genome shotgun sequence, the following are encoded in one genomic region:
- the LOC117615076 gene encoding 40S ribosomal protein S21-2, whose amino-acid sequence MQNEEGQITELYIPRKCSATNRLITSKDHASVQINIGHLDENGIYTGQFSTFALCGYVRAQGEADSGLDRLWQKKKSEVKQQ is encoded by the exons ATGCAGAACGAGGAGGGACAAATCACTGAGCTTTACATTCCCAGGAAATG CTCGGCCACAAACAGGCTGATCACTTCAAAGGACCACGCGTCCGTTCAGATTAACATTGGGCATCTGGACGAGAATGGCATCTACACTGGCCAGTTCTCCACTTTCGCCCTCTGTGGCTATGTCCGCGCTCAG ggAGAGGCTGACAGTGGTCTGGACCGTCTCTGGCAGAAGAAGAAATCTGAAGTTAAACAACAGTAG
- the LOC117616521 gene encoding rapid alkalinization factor-like — MGSSSSRTPPLFAFIFACAIFAAHLVHASSAAVDFSGGHQLDQLSWVSTRSAGGLIAEDEDLELPMESEISRRILATNRYISYGALRRNTVPCSRRGASYYNCRPGAQANPYSRGCSKITRCRH; from the coding sequence atgGGAAGCTCAAGCTCAAGAACACCGCCACTCTTTGCATTCATCTTCGCCTGCGCAATCTTCGCCGCTCATTTAGTACATGCTTCATCTGCAGCCGTCGATTTCAGTGGAGGCCACCAGCTGGACCAGCTGAGCTGGGTCTCCACAAGATCAGCGGGAGGGCTGATAGCTGAGGACGAGGATTTGGAGCTGCCGATGGAGTCCGAGATCAGCCGGCGCATCTTAGCCACGAACCGGTACATCAGCTACGGCGCGCTGAGGAGGAACACTGTCCCCTGCTCGCGACGTGGCGCGTCCTATTACAACTGCCGACCTGGAGCTCAGGCAAATCCCTACTCTCGCGGCTGTAGCAAAATAACTCGCTGCAGGcactaa
- the LOC117615043 gene encoding heavy metal-associated isoprenylated plant protein 36-like has protein sequence MASLVSAQQVSESLKYQTWILRVSIHCEGCKRKVKKVLQKIDGVYTTAIDSQQNRVTVTGNVDVQTLIKKLIMKAGKKAELWPANLTGKDQHSLKAKNKDKQKGPNHSDEQNPCEKVGALKLSSAKNRASTATQADPPKVSGDMSPEMTTGGKESPAMNLQSNESEKRSVSKRKKNEEPKDYENRWCNLGPTGGSGAPASRGSQPLDHPGDRSHTRQMAFLYPMDYNSPLVYVAGGSAAASMGLAPNFYHVPSPPFTWATTSHQEIDGVMKKATCLDILQIFSDENANGCFIM, from the exons ATGGCTTCCCTAGTTTCAGCTCAACAAGTCTCAGAATCACTCAAATATCAG ACATGGATCTTGAGAGTTTCTATCCACTGTGAAGGTTGCAAGAGGAAAGTCAAGAAAGTTCTACAAAAAATTGATG GTGTTTACACCACAGCTATTGACTCACAGCAAAACAGAGTTACAGTCACTGGAAACGTCGACGTTCAGACCCTCATCAAGAAGCTGATCATGAAAGCAGGTAAGAAAGCAGAGTTATGGCCTGCAAATCTCACTGGGAAAGACCAACACTCCCTGAAAGCCAAGAACAAGGACAAACAGAAAGGCCCAAATCACAGTGATGAGCAGAACCCATGTGAGAAAGTTGGAGCACTCAAGCTTAGCTCTGCTAAAAACAGAGCAAGTACTGCTACTCAGGCCGACCCACCTAAGGTTTCCGGCGATATGTCGCCGGAAATGACTACCGGCGGCAAGGAATCTCCGGCCATGAACCTTCAGAGCaatgaaagtgagaaaagaaGTGTCagcaaaaggaagaaaaacgAGGAGCCAAAAGATTATGAGAACAGGTGGTGTAATTTGGGTCCTACAGGAGGCTCTGGTGCACCTGCAAGCAGAGGATCTCAGCCCCTGGATCATCCAGGTGATCGCAGCCATACACGTCAGATGGCATTCCTGTATCCGATGGATTACAACTCCCCTCTGGTGTATGTTGCGGGTGGCAGTGCAGCTGCTAGCATGGGCTTGGCTCCTAATTTTTATCATGTTCCATCACCACCGTTCACGTGGGCAACAACTAGTCATCAAGAGATTGATGGGGTGATGAAGAAGGCAACATGTCTGGACATTTTGCAGATTTTCAGTGATGAAAATGCCAACGGGTGTTTTATCATGTGA
- the LOC117615075 gene encoding putative F-box protein At1g67623 codes for MAPLTRSMKKKAANSKSRIMQSLPKELLVEVLAKVASNSFNDLYSAKLSCKDFNKMAEEDYIFQCIDISKFPLVSWRFDDKFSKFLKHCKKCGNAEALYRQGLRDLFRGKRVQQGIMCLKKAASKGHVEATYVYGAILVCFGGESKQEGLKLLYSLNHYKPKGFSVRECREKVKGLVWNMWADRKVVGKIVQARHETAIAKTCSDCGNRQEIFTVERGWDPLDHENFSSCNTCRWHQEVNIFRDILNDSCTPLY; via the coding sequence ATGGCGCCTCTCACAAGgtcaatgaagaagaaagcagCAAACAGCAAGAGTCGCATCATGCAATCCCTTCCAAAGGAGCTTTTGGTAGAAGTTCTTGCAAAGGTGGCTTCGAATTCTTTCAACGATCTCTACTCGGCAAAGTTAAGCTGCAAGGACTTCAACAAAATGGCTGAAGAAGACTACATATTCCAGTGCATTGACATCAGCAAATTCCCATTGGTTTCTTGGAGGTTTGACGACAAATTCTCCAAGTTTCTGAAACACTGCAAAAAGTGTGGCAACGCGGAAGCCTTGTACCGACAAGGGCTTCGCGATCTTTTCAGAGGCAAGAGGGTGCAACAAGGAATCATGTGTCTGAAGAAAGCAGCCTCGAAGGGTCATGTAGAAGCGACGTATGTTTATGGGGCCATCTTGGTGTGTTTCGGGGGAGAGTCGAAGCAGGAAGGCCTGAAGCTTCTGTATTCTCTCAATCATTACAAACCGAAAGGATTCAGCGTAAGAGAATGCAGGGAGAAGGTTAAGGGACTTGTTTGGAACATGTGGGCTGACAGGAAGGTGGTGGGTAAAATTGTACAAGCCCGCCATGAGACTGCCATTGCGAAAACATGCAGCGACTGTGGAAATAGACAGGAGATTTTCACAGTCGAGCGAGGATGGGATCCTCTTGATCATGAAAATTTCAGCAGCTGCAATACCTGCAGGTGGCATCAAGAAGTTAATATTTTCCGTGATATATTAAACGACAGTTGCACCCCTCTGTattga
- the LOC117626985 gene encoding alanine--tRNA ligase, translating into MASSSLTPTKLDYFDDMGKLQSRAILLSLSKGEDGRTALVLDRTIFHPQGGGQPADTGFIAVADSGLKFVAEDVRSKDGIVYHYGFVENSVEEMESKFEKGKEVFLRVDEARRKLNSRLHSAGHLLDACMRNMGLGDLEPTKGYHFPQGPYVEYKGTIPQKDMEIKQKELELEANALISRGGKVSGALLPYEEACKLCGDFLPDYIPKGSTPRIVKLGDSPGCPCGGTHVSDISEIKSLTVSQIRTKKGSTKVFYNVGS; encoded by the exons ATGGCTTCGAGCAGCTTGACCCCCACGAAGCTCGATTATTTCGACGACATGGGGAAGCTCCAGTCCAGAGCCATATTGCTATCTTTATCCAAA GGTGAAGATGGACGAACCGCTTTGGTATTGGACCGTACAATTTTCCATCCACAAGGTGGTGGCCAACCTGCCGACACAGGCTTCATCGCCGTCGCAGATTCCGGTCTCAAATTCGTAGCAGAAGATGTACGGTCCAAAGACGGCATA GTTTACCACTACGGTTTTGTTGAAAATTCTGTTGAGGAAATGGaatcaaaatttgagaaaGGGAAAGAGGTGTTCTTGCGTGTTGATGAGGCTAGGCGCAAGCTAAATTCTAG GCTTCACTCAGCTGGGCATTTGCTGGATGCATGTATGAGAAATATGGGATTGGGTGATTTAGAGCCAACCAAAGGCTACCATTTCCCTCAGGG GCCATATGTGGAATACAAAGGCACCATTCCACaaaaagatatggaaattAAGCAAAAGGAGTTGGAGCTAGAAGCTAATGCATTAATCTCGAGAGGAGGGAAA GTTTCTGGTGCCTTGTTACCATATGAAGAAGCATGTAAACTGTGTGGTGATTTCCTTCCCGATTACATTCCCAAG GGCAGCACTCCTCGCATTGTGAAGCTAGGGGACAGTCCTGGCTGTCCGTGTGGTGGTACCCATGTTTCTGATATTTCAGAGATCAAGAGTCTTACG GTTTCTCAAATACGAACAAAGAAAGGATCCACAAAGGTGTTCTACAATGTTGGGTCCTAA
- the LOC117626973 gene encoding probable protein phosphatase 2C 40, with protein MRGGIMIKPEGELKVSFGYQCNSNRDSSCEDSDEYETLPELRRNSSFSCLSGAALSANATLANTNICNGLIGAEILPSWDSPNSFRRVPSSPTLSRLDILSSSLQSSMSNLSCSPSTPDSDSYLLKSMSPPSRSEGFLNAMEVQVAGGAAGEDRVQAVCSEENGWLFCAIYDGFNGRDAADFLAGTLYETIVFYFNLLDWESSQESIKVSSGLDLDGSLPYMEDDSNTINEERFLPQIYRDTDSSVDNVSKNAPCAKPKVSTNSFRHGVLDSLQRALSQAENDFLYMVEQEMEDRPDLVSVGSCVLVVLLHGKDLYTLNLGDSRAVLATYGDGDFMNGSERLKAIQLTDSHTVDDEGERMRVLCDHPDDPMTIVAGRVKGKLKVTRAFGVGYLKKKKLNDALMGILQVRNLMSPPYVSTQPSLNVHRISKSDCFVVVGSDGLFDFFTNDEVVKLVHSYILSNPSGDPAKFLLEQLVVRAANCAGFSMEELMNIPAGRRRKYHDDVTVIVIILGTNQRTTKASTCV; from the exons ATGCGAGGAGGAATTATGATTAAACCTGAAGGAGAACTAAAAGTAAGCTTTGGCTATCAATGCAATAGCAACAGAGACAGTTCTTGTGAGGATTCTGATGAATATGAAACCCTGCCTGAACTCCGAAGGAACAGTAGTTTCTCTTGCTTGTCTGGTGCTGCCTTAAGTGCTAATGCTACTCTGGCAAACACAAATATCTGTAATGGTTTGATAGGAGCAGAAATACTTCCCAGTTGGGACTCCCCTAATTCATTTCGTAGGGTTCCCTCTTCACCAACTCTTTCAAGGTTGGACATACTATCATCTTCTCTTCAGAGTAGTATGTCAAACTTAAGTTGCAGTCCATCTACACCTGATTCTGATTCTTACTTATTGAAATCCATGAGTCCTCCTTCCAGAAGTGAAGGTTTTCTTAATGCCATGGAAGTGCAAGTGGCAGGTGGAGCTGCTGGTGAAGACAGGGTTCAAGCTGTCTGTTCTGAAGAAAATGGGTGGCTCTTTTGTGCAATATATGATGGCTTTAATGGAAGAGACGCAGCTGATTTTCTGGCTGGGACACTATATGAAACCATCgtattttactttaatttattagaCTGGGAATCAAGTCAGGAATCCATCAAAGTTTCTAGTGGTCTAGATTTAGATGGGTCCCTTCCATATATGGAAGATGATAGCAATACTATTAACGAAGAAAGATTTCTACCCCAAATTTACAGAGACACGGATTCAAGTGTTGACAATGTCTCCAAGAATGCTCCATGTGCTAAACCAAAAGTATCCACTAATTCATTTAGGCATGGGGTGCTTGACAGCCTCCAACGTGCTCTTAGTCAGGCTGAAAATGACTTTCTATACATGGTTGAGCAGGAAATGGAGGATCGCCCAGATTTGGTTTCTGTTGGGTCTTGTGTTTTAGTTGTGCTTCTACATGGGAAGGATTTGTATACACTTAATTTAGGTGACAGCCGAGCTGTTTTGGCAACATATGGTGATGGTGATTTCATGAATGGGAGTGAGAGGCTAAAAGCTATTCAGCTCACAGATAGTCATACAGTTGATGACGAAGGTGAAAGGATGCGAGTTTTGTGTGATCATCCTGATGATCCCATGACCATTGTGGCTGGAAGAGTAAAAGGGAAATTGAAGGTCACTCGAGCTTTTGGGGTTGGTTACTTGAAAAAG AAAAAACTGAATGATGCATTGATGGGAATTCTTCAAGTTCGCAACCTTATGAGCCCACCATATGTTTCCACTCAACCATCGTTGAATGTGCATAGAATATCAAAATctgattgttttgttgtaGTTGGGAGTGATGGTTTGTTTGACTTTTTTACCAATGACGAGGTGGTAAAGCTTGTCCATTCCTATATCTTGAGCAATCCCTCTGGTGATCCAGCTAAGTTTCTGCTCGAGCAGCTTGTAGTAAGAGCAGCCAATTGTGCAG gTTTCAGTATGGAAGAATTAATGAATATTCCAGCAGGAAGGAGGAGGAAGTATCATGATGATGTAACTGTAATTGTGATTATTCTGGGTACAAATCAGCGTACTACAAAGGCATCAACGTGCGTGTAA